Proteins found in one Microbacterium sp. LWS13-1.2 genomic segment:
- a CDS encoding helix-turn-helix transcriptional regulator: MADIRAEVKEFLSSRRARVTPEQAGLPAYGGNRRVAGLRREEVAMLAGVSVDYYVRLERGNLAGASEGVLDAIARTLQLDEAERQYLFDLARAAGPARRPVRRAASTVRPAVTQVLDAITEAPAWVRNGRHDIIAANLLARALYSPVFDDPRRPVNTTRFAYLNPAAREFWRDYDQITHDSAAMLRMEAGRNPHDPDLIRLVGELSTQSELFRERWASRDVKFHRSSLKRLHHPVVGDLDLNYEPMDLPSEPGLVLNVYTAPQISSSADALKLLASWAATQAAEFAAHDATVAETDAAAASAR, translated from the coding sequence ATGGCTGACATTCGTGCCGAGGTGAAGGAGTTCCTGAGCTCGCGCCGCGCCCGGGTCACCCCCGAGCAGGCGGGACTGCCTGCGTATGGCGGCAACCGCCGCGTCGCGGGACTGCGTCGCGAGGAGGTGGCGATGCTCGCCGGCGTCTCGGTGGACTACTACGTGCGTCTCGAACGCGGCAACCTCGCGGGCGCCTCGGAGGGCGTGCTGGATGCGATCGCCCGCACCCTCCAGCTCGACGAGGCGGAGCGCCAGTATCTGTTCGATCTCGCCCGTGCCGCCGGTCCGGCGCGCAGGCCCGTACGGCGCGCTGCATCGACCGTGCGCCCCGCCGTCACGCAGGTGCTCGATGCGATCACCGAGGCGCCGGCGTGGGTCCGCAACGGCCGGCACGACATCATCGCGGCGAACCTCCTCGCCCGCGCGCTGTACTCCCCCGTGTTCGACGACCCGCGGCGGCCGGTGAACACCACCCGCTTCGCCTACCTGAATCCCGCGGCCCGTGAGTTCTGGCGCGACTACGACCAGATCACCCACGACTCCGCCGCGATGCTGCGGATGGAGGCGGGTCGGAACCCCCATGATCCCGACCTCATCCGGCTCGTCGGAGAGCTGTCGACGCAGAGCGAGCTGTTCCGCGAGCGGTGGGCGTCGCGCGACGTGAAGTTCCACCGCAGCAGCCTGAAGCGCCTGCACCATCCGGTGGTCGGCGACCTCGATCTCAACTACGAGCCCATGGACCTGCCCAGCGAACCGGGCCTCGTGCTGAACGTCTACACCGCCCCGCAGATCTCGTCGTCCGCCGATGCCCTCAAGCTGCTGGCGTCGTGGGCGGCGACGCAGGCGGCAGAGTTCGCCGCCCACGACGCCACGGTCGCGGAGACGGATGCCGCAGCCGCGTCCGCGCGCTGA
- a CDS encoding aldo/keto reductase, with amino-acid sequence MHTRKLGQGLEVSAIGIGAMGMSMSYGPNPGDRDDMIGVLRYAVEHGVTFIDTAEVYGPYDNEVLVGEAIAPIRDQVVVATKFGWDIVDGSMQGTDSRPEQIRRVADASLQRLGVEAIDLFYQHRVDPDVPIEDVAGAVGELVAAGKVKHFGLSEAGAGTIRRAHAVFPVTAVQSEYSLWTRDPEPEVLPTCVELGIGFVPFSPLGKGFLTGTVSADSTFGADEIRGRVPRFQPDNLRANQAIVDGVRDIAAARGATPGQVALAWLLSRHPFVVPIPGTRRRERVDENAGATAVPLSADDIATLDALAAVVAGNRYDDGGMAMVGL; translated from the coding sequence ATGCACACCAGGAAGCTCGGTCAGGGCCTCGAGGTCTCGGCGATCGGCATCGGCGCGATGGGGATGTCGATGAGCTACGGTCCCAACCCCGGCGACCGCGACGACATGATCGGCGTGCTCCGCTACGCGGTCGAGCACGGCGTCACATTCATCGACACCGCCGAGGTGTACGGGCCGTACGACAACGAGGTGCTCGTCGGCGAGGCGATCGCCCCGATCCGCGACCAGGTCGTCGTGGCCACCAAGTTCGGGTGGGACATCGTCGACGGCAGCATGCAGGGCACGGACTCGCGACCCGAGCAGATCCGGCGCGTCGCCGACGCGTCGCTGCAGCGGCTCGGCGTCGAGGCGATCGACCTGTTCTACCAGCACCGGGTCGACCCGGACGTGCCGATCGAGGACGTCGCGGGCGCCGTCGGCGAACTCGTCGCGGCAGGGAAGGTGAAGCACTTCGGGCTCTCCGAGGCAGGGGCCGGGACGATCCGGCGCGCGCACGCGGTGTTCCCGGTGACGGCCGTGCAGAGCGAGTACTCGCTGTGGACCCGCGACCCCGAGCCCGAGGTGCTGCCGACGTGCGTCGAGCTCGGCATCGGGTTCGTGCCCTTCAGTCCGCTGGGCAAGGGCTTCCTCACGGGCACCGTGTCGGCCGACTCCACCTTCGGCGCCGATGAGATCCGCGGCCGGGTTCCGCGCTTCCAGCCCGACAACCTGCGGGCCAACCAGGCCATCGTCGACGGGGTGCGCGACATCGCCGCCGCACGCGGGGCGACGCCCGGCCAGGTGGCCCTCGCGTGGCTGCTGTCGCGGCATCCGTTCGTGGTCCCGATCCCGGGCACCCGGCGGCGCGAGCGCGTCGACGAGAACGCCGGGGCCACCGCCGTGCCGCTGTCGGCCGACGACATCGCGACGCTCGATGCGCTCGCCGCCGTCGTGGCCGGCAACCGCTATGACGACGGCGGCATGGCGATGGTGGGTCTGTGA
- a CDS encoding S8 family serine peptidase, with product MRSRIVSILAVCAVTLGVVAVSPPAYAAPPDRVRVIVQLDRKASADDVVRGVAGGATDVTKTATMPYVIMEVPQPALRGLKNNPHVVGVVEDFADPPALASTLPVVNGDDVQALGYTGAGATVAILDSGIDADHPFFGSRIVAQHCFSDPGDDDGDGDEASLCPDGTTEDTSADIDSDNNATCVDGGGNICDHGTHVAGIAAGRAADDAGGSPPGNGVAPDAQIIAVQVFTRVNVASDCAPNPAPCVLSYVSDQIQGLDWVRGQAAANPGWNVVASNMSLGGGNNSSACDGDTRKAAIDSNLASGIATVIASGNNSFLNAVGAPGCISTAFTVGRTNDDDTTTNSGNRGALLDVMAPGSSIDSAIDDDVYGSKSGTSMSTPFVAGALAVLRSAYPSRPIANLLADITSTGVPITYTTNAAGTTTNTTPRLDLLAALQSPNAAPMVTADDVAVTVDEGTQATNTGTATDADGTITALTATIGTVTPSGSSWSWSYTPPEGPADETVTITATDDKGETGQTSFSLHVDNVPPAVVVDTVTGADENAVVTLAAHFADPGVNDTHTASVDWGDGTVTAATVTGTAVEATHVYGDDGSFPVTLTVTDDDGGAGSDTGTATVANVAPTAEITGPPTTSWNGQDIVFGTAGEPVAFEARGTDPGSDDLVFAWDFGDGATASHTSLVNPPAADGDPSPSIQPRDVTDAAPHTYAIACAATTGVEVSDDDGGSASDEVQVVILGTSTDAGTLGVWQTDYREKRSALHTVDEKLCLLSVVRVLSAVFDEKVPLTTIPHAVSALWPKQTKNAENQFDAHLLSLWLNVADGSIALSDPVDTDGDGTADATVGAVIQAGEAARTAANPSQSALTSFKNLFEAINAAA from the coding sequence ATGAGGTCCAGAATCGTCTCCATACTCGCCGTGTGTGCGGTGACGCTCGGGGTGGTGGCCGTCAGTCCACCCGCGTACGCCGCTCCACCGGATCGGGTGCGCGTCATCGTCCAGCTCGACCGCAAGGCGTCGGCCGACGACGTCGTGCGAGGAGTCGCCGGGGGTGCGACCGATGTGACGAAGACGGCGACGATGCCGTACGTGATCATGGAGGTGCCGCAGCCGGCGCTGCGGGGGCTGAAGAACAACCCGCACGTCGTCGGCGTCGTCGAGGACTTCGCCGATCCGCCGGCTCTCGCCAGCACGCTGCCGGTCGTGAACGGCGACGACGTGCAGGCGCTCGGCTACACGGGCGCCGGTGCCACCGTGGCGATCCTCGATTCCGGCATCGATGCCGACCATCCGTTCTTCGGATCCCGCATCGTCGCCCAGCACTGCTTCTCCGACCCCGGGGACGACGACGGCGACGGCGATGAGGCGAGCCTCTGCCCCGACGGCACGACCGAGGACACGTCCGCCGACATCGACAGCGACAACAACGCCACCTGCGTCGACGGCGGCGGCAACATCTGCGACCACGGCACCCACGTCGCCGGCATCGCAGCCGGCCGTGCGGCCGACGACGCCGGCGGATCGCCGCCGGGCAACGGCGTCGCACCCGACGCCCAGATCATCGCCGTGCAGGTGTTCACGCGCGTCAACGTGGCGAGCGACTGCGCGCCGAACCCTGCGCCCTGCGTGCTGTCTTACGTCTCGGACCAGATCCAGGGACTCGACTGGGTGCGAGGCCAGGCGGCGGCGAACCCGGGGTGGAACGTCGTGGCCAGCAACATGAGCCTCGGCGGCGGCAACAACTCGTCGGCCTGCGACGGCGACACGCGCAAGGCCGCGATCGACAGCAACCTGGCTTCCGGTATCGCGACCGTCATCGCCTCGGGAAACAACTCGTTCCTCAACGCCGTGGGGGCACCGGGATGCATCTCGACGGCGTTCACCGTCGGTCGCACGAACGACGACGACACGACCACGAACTCGGGCAACAGAGGTGCGCTGCTGGACGTGATGGCGCCGGGATCGTCGATCGACTCCGCGATCGACGATGACGTGTACGGCAGCAAGAGCGGCACATCCATGTCGACGCCGTTCGTGGCCGGAGCACTGGCTGTGCTGCGGTCGGCCTATCCGTCACGGCCGATCGCTAACCTGCTGGCCGACATCACCTCGACGGGCGTGCCCATCACCTACACCACGAACGCAGCCGGGACGACGACGAACACCACGCCGCGCCTCGACCTGCTCGCGGCGCTGCAATCGCCGAACGCGGCCCCGATGGTCACCGCCGACGACGTCGCGGTGACGGTGGACGAGGGGACGCAGGCGACGAACACCGGAACGGCGACGGATGCCGATGGCACCATCACCGCCCTCACGGCGACGATCGGCACGGTGACGCCTTCGGGCTCGTCGTGGTCGTGGTCGTACACACCGCCCGAGGGACCCGCCGACGAGACGGTGACCATCACCGCCACGGACGACAAGGGTGAAACGGGCCAGACGTCGTTCTCGCTGCACGTCGACAACGTGCCCCCTGCGGTCGTGGTCGACACGGTGACCGGAGCTGACGAGAACGCCGTCGTCACGCTCGCGGCGCACTTCGCCGACCCGGGTGTGAACGACACGCACACGGCCAGTGTGGACTGGGGCGACGGCACCGTCACCGCAGCCACGGTGACAGGCACCGCGGTCGAGGCGACGCACGTCTACGGCGACGACGGCTCGTTCCCGGTCACCCTCACCGTCACCGACGACGACGGCGGAGCGGGCTCCGACACGGGCACCGCAACGGTGGCCAACGTCGCCCCGACGGCCGAGATCACCGGACCGCCGACGACGTCGTGGAACGGACAGGACATCGTGTTCGGCACCGCCGGCGAGCCGGTGGCGTTCGAGGCTCGGGGCACCGACCCGGGCAGCGACGACCTCGTGTTCGCGTGGGACTTCGGTGACGGCGCGACCGCCAGTCACACGAGCCTGGTGAACCCGCCGGCCGCCGATGGCGACCCGAGCCCGAGCATCCAGCCTCGGGACGTGACGGATGCCGCGCCGCACACGTACGCGATCGCGTGCGCGGCGACCACCGGCGTCGAGGTGTCGGACGACGACGGGGGTTCGGCATCCGACGAGGTCCAGGTCGTGATCCTCGGCACCAGCACCGATGCCGGAACGCTGGGCGTGTGGCAGACCGACTACCGCGAGAAGCGCAGCGCGCTGCACACGGTCGACGAGAAGCTGTGCCTTCTCTCGGTCGTGCGGGTGCTGAGCGCCGTCTTCGACGAGAAGGTGCCGTTGACGACGATTCCGCATGCCGTGTCGGCGCTGTGGCCGAAGCAGACGAAGAACGCGGAGAACCAGTTCGACGCGCATCTGCTGTCGCTCTGGCTCAATGTCGCCGACGGGTCGATCGCGCTGAGCGATCCGGTCGACACCGATGGCGACGGCACGGCCGACGCCACGGTCGGCGCCGTGATCCAGGCCGGCGAAGCCGCGCGCACGGCGGCGAACCCGTCGCAGAGCGCGCTCACCTCGTTCAAGAACCTGTTCGAGGCGATCAACGCGGCTGCATGA
- a CDS encoding FAD-dependent oxidoreductase, with translation MTSHEISPAKQREIERMMKPALTDAQWDRLLAFGEPQEVAEGEYLFQAGDLDYDLILVDTGEIEIVRVSFGWVDETVVGTMGSRSFVGELGLLNGQGAFLSARASKPGRMLRVSRSRLRLLMAEDDELCDIVLHALWARREILRRGPAALTLKLVGPRSSREFLTLRRFAERVDLVHTAIELAPGDLWTLGEHGIGLEDLPVAFIQGEPMARATPGMVAERLGLSYQARADEVVDLVVVGGGPAGLAAAIYGASEGLDTVLLDAVAPGGQAAATSRIENFLGFPFGVSGGDLIGQASLQALKFGVRVYAPCEAVDLRPVGDDIDIALTDGRLIRTRTVIVTSGAAYRTLDLERWNEFEGAGIYYAATPLELRQVFESPVVVVGGANSAGQASLYLAANGCPVHLVVRGSDLGTRMSSYLVDRLLEDPRIDVHTGSRVVGLDGRSTLERVSIDSVGDVAARGLFCFIGAEPATSWLADLDRDADGFLRTGTDVSVQSLQRWQGLGREPLPFETSVPRIFAAGDVRRGSMKRVAAAVGEGSSAVASVHRALADFR, from the coding sequence ATGACCTCTCACGAGATCTCGCCGGCGAAGCAGCGTGAGATCGAACGCATGATGAAGCCGGCCCTGACAGACGCGCAGTGGGACCGGCTCCTCGCCTTCGGCGAGCCGCAGGAGGTCGCGGAGGGCGAGTACCTCTTCCAGGCCGGCGACCTCGACTACGACCTGATCCTGGTCGACACCGGCGAGATCGAGATCGTCCGTGTCTCCTTCGGCTGGGTCGACGAGACGGTGGTCGGCACGATGGGTTCGCGCAGCTTCGTCGGCGAGCTGGGCCTGCTGAACGGGCAGGGGGCGTTCCTGTCGGCGCGCGCTTCGAAGCCGGGCCGGATGCTGCGGGTGAGCCGCTCCCGGCTGCGTCTGCTGATGGCGGAGGACGATGAGCTGTGCGACATCGTGCTGCACGCCCTCTGGGCTCGACGCGAGATCCTCCGCCGCGGACCTGCTGCGCTGACCCTGAAGCTGGTCGGACCCCGTTCATCGCGCGAGTTCCTCACCCTCCGACGCTTCGCGGAGCGGGTCGATCTGGTGCACACCGCGATCGAACTGGCGCCCGGCGATCTCTGGACGCTCGGTGAGCACGGCATCGGCCTCGAGGATCTGCCGGTGGCGTTCATCCAGGGCGAGCCGATGGCGCGCGCGACGCCGGGCATGGTCGCGGAGCGCCTCGGGCTGAGCTATCAGGCGCGCGCCGACGAGGTCGTCGATCTCGTCGTCGTCGGCGGCGGGCCGGCCGGTCTGGCCGCGGCCATCTACGGTGCGTCCGAAGGTCTCGACACGGTGCTGCTGGATGCCGTCGCGCCGGGCGGGCAGGCGGCGGCGACGTCGAGGATCGAGAACTTCCTCGGATTCCCGTTCGGAGTCAGCGGCGGCGATCTGATCGGCCAGGCGTCGCTCCAGGCGCTGAAGTTCGGGGTCCGCGTCTATGCGCCCTGCGAGGCCGTCGACCTCCGACCCGTCGGCGACGACATCGACATCGCTCTCACCGACGGGCGCCTCATTCGCACGCGGACCGTGATCGTCACATCCGGCGCCGCCTACCGCACCCTCGACCTGGAGCGTTGGAACGAGTTCGAGGGCGCCGGCATCTACTACGCGGCGACGCCGCTCGAACTGCGCCAGGTCTTCGAGTCGCCCGTCGTCGTCGTGGGCGGCGCGAACTCCGCCGGCCAGGCGTCGCTGTATCTCGCCGCGAACGGCTGCCCCGTCCACCTGGTGGTGCGCGGCTCCGACCTCGGCACGCGGATGTCGTCGTATCTCGTGGATCGCCTGCTCGAGGATCCGCGCATCGACGTCCACACCGGCTCGCGCGTCGTGGGGCTGGACGGCCGGTCCACCCTCGAGCGCGTGAGCATCGATTCGGTGGGGGATGTCGCGGCGCGCGGGCTCTTCTGCTTCATCGGCGCGGAGCCCGCCACGTCGTGGCTCGCCGATCTCGACCGCGATGCCGACGGGTTCCTCCGCACCGGCACCGACGTGTCGGTCCAGTCGCTCCAGCGCTGGCAGGGGCTCGGAAGGGAGCCGCTGCCGTTCGAGACCTCCGTGCCGCGGATCTTCGCGGCCGGGGACGTGCGCCGCGGGTCGATGAAGCGCGTCGCCGCCGCCGTCGGCGAGGGCTCCAGCGCGGTCGCGTCGGTGCACCGGGCGCTGGCCGACTTCCGCTGA
- a CDS encoding UBP-type zinc finger domain-containing protein: protein MSLDEIDPTVPPSGEGCAECDAVGGWWVHLRRCAVCGHVACCDTSPAQHATAHFRTRGHRYVRSFEPGEDWFWDYVAGDYVNGPALAPPVSRPVTQPSPGPAGRLPADWRELIHR from the coding sequence ATGAGCCTGGATGAGATCGACCCCACCGTGCCGCCCTCGGGCGAGGGGTGCGCGGAGTGCGACGCCGTCGGCGGTTGGTGGGTGCACCTGCGGCGGTGCGCAGTGTGCGGGCACGTCGCATGCTGCGACACGTCGCCGGCGCAGCACGCGACGGCGCACTTCCGCACGAGGGGGCACCGCTACGTGCGCAGCTTCGAGCCGGGCGAGGACTGGTTCTGGGACTACGTCGCCGGCGACTACGTCAACGGGCCCGCCCTCGCGCCGCCCGTCTCGCGACCGGTCACGCAGCCGTCGCCCGGCCCGGCGGGCAGGCTGCCCGCCGACTGGCGGGAGTTGATCCACCGATGA
- a CDS encoding iron-containing redox enzyme family protein, with product MSITTTASAEASAADTLFERLADVWVELEGRLERVPILARLAEGTVTLDDYRRLLFNLRQQVVDGSPWISRAASSFDGDHFELRSAAIRHAEEEHRDHLMLERDYVAIGGSLDELRAGRKNIGSEALSAYMFHYAGRPNPVGLLGAMFIIEGLGARRAAGWAARFQEVLGLADNQVQFMRYHQDADTEHTGNLEAIITSGAIDARAADEIVRCAQVVARLYALQLEELDR from the coding sequence ATGAGCATCACGACGACCGCCTCGGCCGAGGCCTCGGCCGCCGACACGCTGTTCGAACGACTCGCCGACGTCTGGGTCGAGCTCGAGGGGCGTCTCGAGCGCGTCCCCATCCTCGCGCGGCTGGCCGAAGGCACCGTGACCCTCGACGACTACCGGCGGCTGCTGTTCAACCTCCGCCAGCAGGTCGTCGACGGGTCGCCGTGGATCTCGCGTGCGGCATCCAGCTTCGATGGCGACCATTTCGAGCTGCGTTCGGCGGCGATCCGCCACGCAGAGGAGGAGCACCGCGACCATCTCATGCTCGAGCGCGACTACGTCGCGATCGGCGGCTCGCTCGACGAGCTGCGCGCGGGCCGGAAGAACATCGGCTCGGAGGCGCTCTCGGCCTACATGTTCCACTACGCCGGCCGGCCGAATCCGGTAGGGCTCCTCGGCGCGATGTTCATCATCGAAGGGCTCGGCGCCAGGCGTGCGGCGGGCTGGGCCGCGCGATTCCAGGAGGTGCTGGGGCTCGCCGACAACCAGGTGCAATTCATGCGCTATCACCAGGATGCCGACACCGAGCACACCGGCAACCTCGAGGCCATCATCACCTCGGGTGCGATCGATGCGCGGGCGGCTGACGAGATCGTGCGCTGCGCGCAGGTGGTCGCCCGGCTCTACGCGCTGCAGCTCGAGGAACTGGATCGCTGA
- a CDS encoding 3-oxoacyl-[acyl-carrier-protein] synthase III C-terminal domain-containing protein, which yields MGATANAYLTGFGRYLPGAPVDNDGIAARLGGDDPVTERIRRRILESNGIRQRHYALDEHGEPTELNEELAVKALRAALDDRGIDAADIRMLACATTMGDVLVPGFASMVHGRLGGGPMQLLSASGVCASSLAALDAAVSKIRLGDHPRAAVVGSELPSRSLRQRRYDGIRAGMDSHFLRWMLSDGAGAVVVEFQPHPDKPSLRVDWVRHVSLAHEHDVCMRAGMTGPEPVVGGTWQDVDIADAEAAGMFLLRQDVGMLDDLADAGIRQFEELVDIGLVDVRHLDHVVCHYSTNMFRDVAFEALRRRIPTLDTDRWFSNLETRGNTGSASIFIALEEAWRTGRFAPRETVLLAVPESGRFSFAFAHLTVVAPPHQQGATP from the coding sequence ATGGGCGCGACGGCGAATGCCTACCTCACCGGTTTCGGCCGGTACCTTCCCGGCGCGCCCGTGGACAACGACGGCATCGCGGCCCGGCTCGGCGGCGACGACCCCGTCACCGAGCGCATCCGGCGCCGCATCCTGGAATCGAACGGCATCCGTCAGCGGCACTACGCGCTCGACGAGCACGGCGAGCCGACCGAGCTCAACGAGGAGCTCGCGGTCAAGGCGCTGCGCGCGGCGCTCGACGATCGCGGCATCGATGCGGCGGACATCCGGATGCTGGCGTGCGCGACCACGATGGGCGACGTCCTCGTTCCGGGCTTCGCGTCGATGGTGCACGGGCGTCTCGGCGGCGGGCCGATGCAGCTGCTGTCGGCGTCGGGGGTGTGCGCGTCCAGTCTGGCGGCGCTCGATGCCGCCGTCAGCAAGATCCGGCTCGGCGATCACCCGCGCGCCGCCGTCGTCGGCTCGGAGCTGCCCAGTCGGAGCCTCCGGCAGCGCCGGTACGACGGCATCCGCGCCGGCATGGACTCCCACTTCCTGCGGTGGATGCTGTCGGACGGCGCCGGCGCCGTCGTCGTGGAGTTCCAGCCGCATCCCGACAAGCCGTCCCTGCGCGTCGACTGGGTGCGGCACGTCTCGCTCGCCCATGAGCACGATGTCTGCATGCGCGCCGGAATGACGGGGCCCGAGCCTGTCGTCGGCGGCACCTGGCAGGACGTCGACATCGCCGACGCCGAGGCCGCGGGGATGTTCCTCCTGCGCCAGGACGTGGGCATGCTCGACGATCTGGCGGATGCCGGCATCCGCCAGTTCGAGGAGCTGGTCGACATCGGACTCGTCGACGTGCGGCATCTCGATCACGTCGTGTGCCACTACAGCACGAACATGTTCCGCGACGTCGCGTTCGAGGCGCTGCGTCGCCGCATCCCGACGCTCGACACCGACCGCTGGTTCTCGAATCTCGAGACCCGCGGGAACACCGGATCCGCCAGCATCTTCATCGCCCTCGAGGAGGCGTGGCGGACCGGCCGGTTCGCGCCGCGCGAGACGGTGCTCCTGGCCGTGCCCGAGTCGGGACGATTCTCTTTCGCCTTCGCCCACCTCACGGTGGTCGCCCCACCGCATCAGCAAGGAGCAACGCCATGA
- a CDS encoding MFS transporter, whose product MFNLRKVVVVHTSDPTAAKALPTTDPSRWRILALLGVAQLMLIVDVTVVAIALPEMQAELGLDRTTVAWVASVYALVFGGLMLLGGKAADILGPRRVVLAGLSVFVVASLLAGLAGSGEVLLLARALQGVGAAAMSPAALSVIVRTFAGAELTRALGVWSALGGAGAAIGVLLGGLLTAGPGWPWVFFINVPVGILLLIGLVRSVRPLPGSGGRLDVVGAALVTAATGAAVYGLAAAGDEGWLSAATLIAICAALVGYGLFVWRIRTAAAPLIEPAMLRRGPVLRGLGLIFVAAALMISVFFLGSFSLQHLHGFTALETGLSFLPVAAGTILGATLGGRIIPRWGVRTVSVTGLLITAAGLAAAAGVFSMTVLIVGTSVAGFGVGAVFVAAAGSMFSAVEPAEAGVASGALSTFHEFGAAAGVSAVSSVAAAALLAPGFAAFASGYWFAAAVALLTGLASLLRPRRAG is encoded by the coding sequence ATGTTCAACTTGCGAAAGGTCGTCGTCGTGCACACTTCAGATCCCACGGCAGCGAAGGCCCTCCCCACCACCGATCCGTCCCGCTGGCGCATCCTCGCCCTGCTGGGCGTGGCGCAGCTGATGCTGATCGTCGATGTCACGGTCGTCGCGATCGCGCTGCCCGAGATGCAAGCCGAACTCGGGCTGGACCGGACGACGGTCGCGTGGGTCGCGAGCGTCTACGCCCTGGTCTTCGGCGGCTTGATGCTGCTCGGCGGCAAGGCCGCCGACATCCTGGGGCCGCGGCGCGTGGTGCTGGCAGGCCTGTCAGTGTTCGTCGTCGCCTCGCTGCTCGCGGGACTGGCGGGCAGTGGCGAGGTGCTGCTGCTCGCCCGCGCGCTCCAGGGAGTGGGCGCGGCTGCCATGTCGCCCGCAGCGCTGTCGGTGATCGTGCGCACGTTCGCCGGTGCGGAGCTGACCCGTGCCCTCGGCGTGTGGTCGGCGCTCGGCGGCGCGGGTGCCGCCATCGGCGTGCTGCTCGGTGGCCTGCTGACCGCCGGGCCGGGGTGGCCGTGGGTGTTCTTCATCAACGTGCCCGTCGGCATCCTGTTGCTGATCGGTCTGGTGAGATCGGTCCGACCGCTGCCCGGATCCGGCGGCCGCCTCGACGTGGTCGGCGCGGCGCTGGTGACGGCCGCGACGGGCGCCGCGGTGTACGGACTCGCCGCCGCCGGCGATGAGGGCTGGTTGAGCGCTGCCACGCTGATCGCGATCTGTGCCGCGCTCGTGGGATACGGGCTCTTCGTGTGGCGGATCCGCACCGCCGCCGCCCCGCTCATCGAGCCGGCGATGCTCAGGCGAGGACCCGTGCTGCGCGGGCTGGGGCTGATCTTCGTCGCGGCCGCCCTGATGATCTCGGTGTTCTTCCTCGGCTCGTTCTCACTGCAGCACCTCCACGGGTTCACCGCCCTGGAGACCGGGCTGTCGTTCCTGCCTGTCGCCGCCGGCACCATCCTCGGCGCCACGCTCGGCGGCCGCATCATCCCGCGGTGGGGCGTGCGGACGGTCTCGGTGACGGGGCTGCTCATCACCGCTGCAGGACTCGCGGCAGCCGCGGGGGTCTTCTCCATGACGGTGCTGATCGTCGGCACGAGCGTGGCGGGCTTCGGCGTCGGCGCGGTGTTCGTCGCGGCCGCGGGCAGCATGTTCTCCGCGGTCGAGCCGGCCGAAGCCGGCGTCGCGTCGGGCGCGCTGAGCACCTTCCACGAGTTCGGCGCCGCCGCGGGGGTGTCCGCAGTGTCCAGCGTGGCGGCGGCGGCCCTGCTGGCTCCCGGTTTTGCCGCCTTCGCGTCCGGCTACTGGTTCGCCGCGGCCGTCGCGCTCTTGACAGGCCTGGCGTCGTTGCTGCGGCCGCGGCGGGCAGGCTGA
- a CDS encoding TetR family transcriptional regulator gives MAAAGTNITEPAGASSQDRTKRADAVRNIEAIVAAATRLLAVDPDASINDIAKAANVGRVTLYGHFDSRATLIREVVDRAIAQTDEALADLDLDGDPREALARLLEATWHLTHRFGAVVVAASQALPPEQIRRAHDEPAARVRALLERGRDAGEFRRDVPIDWQISVIQAILHGASAAVHRGEITADEAPALVRDTILAALAA, from the coding sequence GTGGCTGCAGCGGGAACTAACATCACTGAACCCGCGGGTGCGTCCTCCCAGGATCGTACGAAGCGCGCGGATGCCGTGCGCAACATCGAGGCGATCGTCGCCGCCGCCACCCGACTCCTCGCGGTCGACCCCGACGCGAGCATCAATGACATCGCCAAGGCCGCGAACGTCGGACGGGTGACGCTCTACGGTCACTTCGACTCTCGCGCGACGCTCATCCGCGAGGTCGTCGATCGCGCGATCGCCCAGACCGATGAGGCGCTGGCCGATCTCGACCTCGACGGCGACCCCCGCGAGGCTCTCGCGCGTCTGCTCGAGGCCACCTGGCACCTCACCCATAGGTTCGGTGCTGTCGTCGTCGCGGCTTCGCAAGCGCTGCCCCCCGAGCAGATCCGTCGTGCCCACGACGAGCCGGCGGCCCGCGTCCGGGCGCTGCTCGAGCGAGGACGCGACGCCGGCGAGTTCCGCCGCGACGTTCCCATCGACTGGCAGATCAGCGTCATCCAGGCGATCCTGCACGGGGCCTCGGCTGCGGTCCATCGTGGCGAGATCACCGCCGACGAGGCGCCCGCCCTGGTGCGCGACACGATCCTCGCCGCGCTCGCCGCCTGA